A genomic window from Nematostella vectensis chromosome 9, jaNemVect1.1, whole genome shotgun sequence includes:
- the LOC125572449 gene encoding uncharacterized protein LOC125572449 isoform X2, with translation MPASSSLKVTWSNATRNAQCTMRARPLAGASRDWVTSSGSSSSASLSCVLDDLEPDTLYEVEVTVSVREDTRRDTVYIRTTPTAVEVNDQNSTIVGLAVLVAILFLVIICLIVYIAVLKRADLKLITQATLDSRMWRCKKTSTKTNM, from the exons ATGCCGGCATCCAGCAGCCTCAAAGTCACGTGGTCAAACGCAACTCGTAATGCGCAATGTACGATGCGCGCTAGACCTCTAGCTGGAGCGTCACGTGACtgggtgacgtcatcaggcTCTAGTAGTTCAGCCTCGCTGTCGTGCGTGTTGGATGATCTTGAGCCTGACACTCTGTACGAGGTGGAGGTCACTGTGTCGGTGCGGGAAGACACGAGGCGTGACACGGTGTACATCAG GACCACCCCCACAG CTGTCGAGGTAAATGATCAGAATTCAACCATTGTTGGTCTCGCTGTGCTGGTCGCCATCTTGTTCTTGGTCATCATTTGTCTGATTGTCTACATCGCGGTGCTGAAGAGGGCAG ATCTGAAGCTGATAACCCAGGCTACTCTGGATTCCAG AATGTGGCGATGCAAGAAAACGTCAACCAAGACCAACATGTAA
- the LOC125572449 gene encoding uncharacterized protein LOC125572449 isoform X1 — MPASSSLKVTWSNATRNAQCTMRARPLAGASRDWVTSSGSSSSASLSCVLDDLEPDTLYEVEVTVSVREDTRRDTVYIRTTPTAVEVNDQNSTIVGLAVLVAILFLVIICLIVYIAVLKRADLKLITQATLDSRMWRCKKTSTKTNM; from the exons ATGCCGGCATCCAGCAGCCTCAAAGTCACGTGGTCAAACGCAACTCGTAATGCGCAATGTACGATGCGCGCTAGACCTCTAGCTGGAGCGTCACGTGACtgggtgacgtcatcaggcTCTAGTAGTTCAGCCTCGCTGTCGTGCGTGTTGGATGATCTTGAGCCTGACACTCTGTACGAGGTGGAGGTCACTGTGTCGGTGCGGGAAGACACGAGGCGTGACACGGTGTACATCAGGACCACCCCAACAG CTGTCGAGGTAAATGATCAGAATTCAACCATTGTTGGTCTCGCTGTGCTGGTCGCCATCTTGTTCTTGGTCATCATTTGTCTGATTGTCTACATCGCGGTGCTGAAGAGGGCAG ATCTGAAGCTGATAACCCAGGCTACTCTGGATTCCAG AATGTGGCGATGCAAGAAAACGTCAACCAAGACCAACATGTAA